A region from the Gemmatimonas aurantiaca genome encodes:
- a CDS encoding dihydrofolate reductase family protein — translation MGLLTFSINVTLDGCVDHQEGIADDETHAFFTRLLDESGAMLWGRVTYEMMESYWPAVASGDIEAPPALREWAVKLETKPKHVVSSTRKDFPWTNSHHIAGDLRTGVQQLKDATPNGVLLGSGKLATELDRLELIDEYRFLVHPRIAGHGPTLYESGLPSTRRLELISAKPLGNGAVAVHYRRAR, via the coding sequence ATGGGACTCCTGACTTTCAGCATCAATGTGACTCTGGACGGCTGCGTCGACCACCAGGAAGGCATCGCCGACGACGAGACGCACGCCTTCTTCACCCGCCTCTTGGACGAGAGCGGGGCGATGCTCTGGGGCCGCGTCACCTACGAGATGATGGAGAGCTACTGGCCAGCGGTCGCCTCCGGTGACATCGAGGCACCACCGGCGTTGCGCGAGTGGGCGGTCAAGCTGGAGACCAAGCCGAAGCACGTGGTGTCTTCGACGCGAAAGGACTTCCCATGGACCAATAGCCATCACATCGCGGGCGACCTGCGCACCGGCGTGCAACAGCTCAAGGATGCGACTCCGAACGGCGTGCTCCTCGGAAGCGGCAAGCTCGCGACCGAACTGGATCGACTGGAGCTGATCGACGAGTACAGGTTTCTTGTTCACCCCCGGATCGCCGGTCATGGCCCGACTCTGTATGAGAGCGGACTGCCCAGCACGCGACGGCTCGAACTGATCTCCGCCAAGCCGCTCGGCAACGGCGCGGTCGCCGTGCACTACCGACGCGCGCGTTGA
- a CDS encoding ester cyclase, producing the protein MIDNARILTEFMEAVWNNGDLDAVDGFLADQYTIQSDPGDPWDGATLSRAGFKDRLIASRAPFPDLRFDLTDVIAGQDCVAIAWSMHGTQTGALGPLPPTGRRINVQGMTIYYFREGRITGHRQVVDRLSVVRQLGLAGPGVGMAATPDSSAAPASSAPPSASAC; encoded by the coding sequence ATGATAGACAACGCGCGCATACTTACCGAATTCATGGAGGCCGTGTGGAACAACGGCGATCTCGATGCCGTGGACGGCTTCCTGGCGGATCAATACACGATCCAGAGCGATCCCGGTGATCCCTGGGACGGGGCGACCCTTTCCCGCGCCGGGTTCAAGGATCGTCTCATTGCCTCTCGCGCACCATTCCCGGACCTGCGCTTCGATCTCACCGATGTCATCGCGGGCCAGGATTGCGTGGCTATCGCCTGGAGCATGCACGGGACGCAAACGGGTGCGCTTGGCCCACTCCCGCCGACAGGACGTCGCATCAACGTGCAGGGCATGACCATCTATTATTTCCGGGAGGGTCGTATCACGGGACATCGCCAGGTCGTTGATCGTCTCTCGGTTGTTCGCCAACTTGGCCTCGCAGGTCCCGGTGTCGGCATGGCGGCCACCCCAGACAGCTCCGCCGCACCGGCGTCTTCGGCACCACCATCGGCGTCAGCGTGCTGA
- a CDS encoding AAA family ATPase: protein MDHVADLSAGQHTRLPPITPIRIAIVGSHGTGKSTLVTELVHRIPGLVAIEEPYYHLLSAGHAFSEPPTIADFEELVDAAIATFATHPAQSLVFDRSPADYLAYLVALQSQRPLGDHVAATLSALNTLDLVVYVPIERPDRLPDADLPRLRRRVDRVLREMFIDQTWGWTIPCLEVHGTLHQRADQVVAHMTARGIFRAGV, encoded by the coding sequence ATGGATCATGTCGCTGATCTGAGCGCCGGTCAACATACACGTCTTCCGCCCATCACTCCGATACGCATCGCGATCGTGGGCAGTCACGGAACGGGCAAGTCGACACTCGTCACGGAACTCGTTCATCGCATTCCCGGGCTCGTTGCCATCGAAGAGCCGTATTATCACCTGCTGTCCGCAGGGCACGCGTTCAGCGAACCGCCAACGATTGCGGACTTCGAAGAACTGGTCGACGCCGCGATCGCCACGTTCGCCACTCACCCCGCACAATCTCTCGTCTTCGACCGCTCACCGGCCGACTATCTCGCCTACCTCGTGGCGCTCCAATCGCAAAGGCCCCTCGGCGATCACGTCGCGGCCACTCTGAGTGCTCTGAATACGCTGGACCTGGTCGTCTACGTGCCCATCGAGCGACCGGACCGTCTCCCGGATGCAGACTTGCCGCGCCTGCGGCGGCGCGTCGATCGTGTCCTCCGGGAAATGTTCATCGATCAGACCTGGGGATGGACGATCCCGTGCCTCGAGGTCCATGGCACGCTGCACCAACGGGCCGATCAGGTGGTGGCGCACATGACCGCACGCGGTATTTTCCGCGCTGGCGTCTGA
- a CDS encoding ankyrin repeat domain-containing protein, whose translation MRRLFERHPELRQQIDAPVFPFNAPAIVAYAGDLAMVEVLLDFGADPNRRSEWWAGGFHALHSATGAVADRLIAAGAIPDACAAAHLDRLDLLARMIVEDPARVHERGGDGQTPLHFARSRAAIDQLLAAGADPDARDVDHRSTAAQWMLASKQGEGRYDLARYLVERGATADIFLAAALGLTDHACDMLRANPALLDLQTGQGVYAEQPPSSYHIYFWTIGNGRSPLDVAAQFQQHETLDAMLEFASPLQRLHHACLAGDEVHARSLVQTHPGLIESMVVEDHRAITDAAWNGNARAVALMIDLGFDPRTPGHDSGTALHCAAWEGSTDAVTALLRHRDARELVTIRDAHYDATPLGWCCHGSRFGNTSHDHAGVARLLLEAGARPGPDTREASASVEAVLSAWDTR comes from the coding sequence GTGCGCCGGCTCTTCGAGCGTCATCCGGAGCTTCGTCAGCAGATCGACGCTCCGGTATTCCCGTTCAATGCGCCCGCCATCGTGGCCTACGCTGGCGATCTGGCGATGGTGGAGGTACTTCTCGACTTCGGTGCCGATCCGAACCGGCGCAGTGAATGGTGGGCCGGCGGGTTTCATGCGCTTCACTCCGCGACTGGAGCCGTCGCGGACCGGTTGATCGCGGCGGGAGCGATACCCGACGCCTGCGCGGCGGCTCATCTGGACCGTCTGGATCTTCTGGCTCGAATGATCGTCGAAGATCCGGCGCGTGTGCATGAACGCGGCGGCGATGGTCAGACACCTCTCCATTTCGCGAGGTCGCGCGCCGCCATTGACCAGCTCCTCGCGGCAGGGGCAGATCCGGACGCTCGAGACGTGGACCACCGATCCACTGCGGCCCAATGGATGCTCGCCAGCAAGCAAGGGGAGGGACGATACGATCTCGCCCGTTACCTCGTCGAGCGTGGCGCCACGGCCGACATCTTTCTCGCTGCCGCACTCGGGCTTACCGACCATGCGTGCGACATGTTGCGCGCCAACCCCGCGCTTCTCGATCTGCAAACAGGGCAGGGCGTCTACGCCGAGCAACCACCAAGCAGCTACCACATCTACTTCTGGACCATCGGCAACGGCCGATCACCGCTGGATGTCGCAGCACAGTTCCAGCAGCACGAGACCCTGGACGCGATGTTGGAATTTGCGAGTCCGCTCCAACGTCTGCATCACGCCTGTCTGGCAGGAGACGAGGTTCACGCGAGATCGCTGGTGCAAACGCATCCGGGCCTGATCGAGTCGATGGTCGTGGAGGACCATCGCGCGATCACCGACGCGGCATGGAATGGCAACGCTCGAGCCGTGGCGCTCATGATCGACCTGGGATTCGATCCGCGGACTCCCGGTCACGATTCCGGTACAGCGCTCCACTGTGCGGCGTGGGAGGGCTCCACGGATGCGGTGACGGCTCTGCTGCGTCATCGCGATGCACGCGAGCTGGTCACGATCCGGGATGCGCACTATGACGCCACCCCGCTCGGCTGGTGCTGTCACGGGTCCCGGTTCGGCAACACCAGTCACGATCATGCCGGTGTGGCCAGACTGCTTCTCGAGGCAGGGGCTCGACCCGGACCCGACACCCGGGAGGCATCTGCATCGGTCGAGGCGGTTCTCTCCGCCTGGGATACGCGCTGA